The Chlorocebus sabaeus isolate Y175 chromosome 9, mChlSab1.0.hap1, whole genome shotgun sequence genome includes a window with the following:
- the LOC119619993 gene encoding uncharacterized protein produces WRNHGKKYYECENNFGKKSLFIDTERAQKGKTSFECNEGRGIFKKPSLSQQHTYTEKKTFQNSHYGSSFWHISVIFKHQQTHIRERFYKCNECGKTLSHSSSLVVRNKIHRGEKPYECIECGKTFTNRSGFTVHPQIHTGQKPCECIERREAFRYKSGLTVHQRTHTGDKPYECSKSGKKFCEKSNLQVHQRTHTGEKSYECKDCGKTFVYSSFLIVHQRIYTGVRPYECNKCGKIFSQKPNFIYHQRTHTGERPYECNDCGKSFSVKSKLIVHQRTHTGEKPYECNECGKTFFQRSSFIVHQRTHTGEKPYKCNACGKSFSQKSSLTVHQKRHKKEKPYKCIQCSKTFNQKSALTKHQITHSGEKLHKCNECSKTFYHKSSLRVHQRTHTGEKPYKYNECEKTFYQKSSLIAHQKTHRRQKSCESTNVESLLSEFMNLRKYRKKKSLLASSESPETFSCLTYSV; encoded by the coding sequence TGGAGGAATCATGGGAAAAAATACTATGAGTGTGAGAATAATTTTGGCAAGAAATCACTCTTCATTGACACTGAAAGagctcaaaaaggaaaaacaagcttTGAATGTAATGAAGGTAGGGGAATCTTTAAGAAACCAAGTCTCTCTCAACAGCATacatacacagaaaagaaaacctttcaaAATAGTCATTATGGGAGTTCTTTTTGGCATATATCAGTTATCTTTAAACATCAGCAAACACACATAAGAGAAAGATTCTATAAATGTAATGAGTGTGGGAAAACTCTCAGCCACAGTTCATCTCTCGTGGTACGTAATAAGATACACAGAGGggagaaaccttatgaatgtatTGAATGTGGGAAAACCTTCACAAATAGGTCAGGCTTTACAGTTCATCCACAGATACACACAGGGCAAAAACCCTGTGAATGTATTGAACGTAGGGAAGCCTTCAGGTATAAGTCAGGCCTTACAGTACATCAGAGAACACACACAGGTGATAAACCCTATGAGTGTagtaaaagtggaaaaaaattctGTGAGAAGTCAAATCTCCAAGtgcatcagagaactcacacagggGAGAAATCTTATGAGTGTAAAGACTGTGGAAAAACCTTTGTTTACAGTTCATTCCTCATAGTACATCAAAGGATATACACAGGTGTAAGACCCTATGAATGTAACAAATGTGGGAAAATATTCTCACAAAAGCCAAACTTCATTTATCATCAGAGAACTCATACTGGAGAAAGGCCCTATGAATGTAATGACTGTGGGAAGTCTTTCTCAGTGAAGTCAAAACTTATTGtgcatcagagaactcacacaggggaaaaaccctatgaatgtaatgaatgtgggaaaaccTTTTTCCAGAGGTCGTCTTTTATAGTACATCAGAgaacacacacaggggagaaaccATATAAATGTAATGCATGTGGGAAAAGTTTTTCCCAGAAGTCATCCCTTACTGTACatcaaaaaagacataaaaaagagAAGCCATATAAATGTATTCAATGCAGCAAAACATTTAACCAGAAATCAGCTCTTACTAAGCATCAAATAACTCACTCAGGAGAGAAACTTcataaatgtaatgaatgtaGCAAAACTTTTTACCACAAGTCATCCCTCAGAGTACATCAGAGAAcccacacaggagagaaaccctacaaatatAATGAATGTGAGAAGACTTTCTACCAGAAGTCATCACTCATAGCACATCAGAAAACACACCGAAGGCAGAAATCCTGTGAATCTACAAATGTGGAAAGTCTTTTATCAGAATTCATGAATCTGAGAAAGTACAGAAAGAAGAAGTCTCTGTTAGCATCTTCTGAAAGTCCAGAAACCTTTTCGTGCTTAACCTACTcagtttaa